A region of Silurus meridionalis isolate SWU-2019-XX chromosome 15, ASM1480568v1, whole genome shotgun sequence DNA encodes the following proteins:
- the LOC124397902 gene encoding claudin-3-like, producing the protein MAALGLEILGISLSVLGWILSIVCCTLPMWRVTAFIGTNIITAQVYWEGIWMSCVFQSTGQMQCKVYDSILALPQDLQAARALTVVAIVLGVLALLVSIVGAKCTNCIEGEAAKARVMIVSGVTFITAAITQLIPISWSANTIIREFYSPIVPEARKMEIGLTMSMGMELGGIALGLIGWIISIITCALPMWKVTAFIGANIVTAQVIWEGIWMTCVVQSTGQMQCKIYDSMLALPQDLQAARAMCIVSIILGMLAALISIMGAKCTNCIEDEASKAKVMIVSGICFIISGILTLIPVSWTSSTVVQDFYNPLVPPTQRRELGASLYIGFGAAALLIIGGALLCCTCPPRENSYKPPKKAYTAPRSASGYGKDYV; encoded by the exons ATGGCTGCATTGGGGCTTGAGATCCTGGGCATATCACTCTCTGTTCTCGGCTGGATCCTCAGCATTGTCTGCTGCACTCTTCCTATGTGGAGGGTCACTGCATTCATTGGAACCAACATCATCACAGCTCAGGTTTACTGGGAGGGCATTTGGATGAGCTGTGTGTTTCAGAGTACCGGACAGATGCAGTGTAAAGTCTATGACTCCATTTTGGCTCTTCCTCAAGACCTTCAGGCAGCCCGAGCTCTGACCGTAGTGGCTATTGTGCTGGGTGTCCTGGCACTTTTGGTGTCCATTGTCGGAGCTAAGTGCACCAACTGCATCGAGGGCGAAGCTGCCAAAGCCCGTGTGATGATTGTTTCTGGTGTCACCTTCATAACTGCAGCCATCACGCAACTTATCCCTATCTCCTGGTCGGCCAATACCATCATACGGGAATTTTACAGCCCAATTGTGCCTGAGGCCCGGAAGATGGAGATTGGT CTCACCATGTCAATGGGAATGGAACTTGGGGGCATTGCCCTGGGTTTAATAGGCTGGATCATATCTATTATAACCTGCGCTCTGCCGATGTGGAAGGTCACTGCTTTTATTGGAGCTAACATCGTCACAGCACAAGTCATCTGGGAGGGCATATGGATGACCTGTGTAGTTCAGAGCACCGGACAGATGCAGTGTAAGATATACGACTCAATGCTTGCTCTTCCTCAGGACCTTCAGGCAGCCCGAGCTATGTGCATCGTCTCCATCATCCTAGGCATGCTGGCTGCATTGATCTCCATTATGGGTGCAAAGTGCACAAACTGCATTGAGGATGAGGCATCTAAAGCAAAAGTCATGATTGTCTCTGGCATCTGCTTCATCATCTCTGGCATTCTGACACTCATCCCGGTATCCTGGACTTCCAGCACTGTTGTTCAGGATTTCTACAATCCGCTGGTCCCGCCAACTCAGCGCAGGGAGCTGGGAGCATCTCTGTACATAGGCTTCGGGGCTGCCGCTCTTCTTATCATCGGAGGAGCATTGCTGTGCTGCACCTGTCCACCACGTGAGAACAGCTACAAGCCCCCCAAAAAAGCATACACTGCTCCTCGCTCTGCCAGTGGCTACGGGAAGGACTATGTATAA
- the LOC124398021 gene encoding claudin-3-like isoform X3 translates to MSMGMELGGIALGLIGWIISIITCALPMWWVTAFIGTNIVTAQIAWEGIWMSCVVQSTGQMQCKIYDSMLALSQELQAARAMCIVSIILGMQAVTVSIMGAKCTNCIRDEASKARFMIVSGICFIISGVLTLIAVSWTSSTVVQDFYNPLVPPTQRRELGLTMSMGMELGGIALGLIGWIISIITCALPMWKVTAFIGANIVTAQLIWEGIWMSCVVQSTGQMQCKIYDSMLALSQELQAARAMCIVSIILGMLAVFISIMGAKCTNCIRDEASKAKVMIVSGICFIISGVLTLIPVSWTSSTVVQDFYNPLVAPTQRRELGASLYIGFVAAALLIIGGALLCCTCPPRENSYKPPKKAYTAPRSDSGYGKDYV, encoded by the exons ATGTCAATGGGAATGGAACTTGGGGGCATTGCCCTGGGTTTAATAGGCTGGATCATATCTATTATAACCTGCGCTCTGCCGATGTGGTGGGTCACTGCTTTTATTGGAACTAACATCGTCACAGCACAAATTGCCTGGGAGGGCATCTGGATGAGCTGTGTAGTTCAGAGCACCGGACAGATGCAGTGTAAGATATACGACTCAATGCTTGCTCTTTCTCAGGAACTTCAGGCAGCCCGAGCTATGTGCATCGTCTCCATCATCCTAGGCATGCAGGCTGTAACAGTCTCCATTATGGGTGCAAAGTGCACAAACTGTATTAGGGATGAGGCATCTAAAGCAAGATTCATGATTGTCTCTGGCATCTGCTTCATCATCTCTGGCGTCCTGACACTCATCGCGGTATCCTGGACTTCCAGCACTGTTGTTCAGGATTTCTACAATCCGTTGGTCCCACCAACTCAGCGCAGGGAGCTGGGA CTCACCATGTCAATGGGAATGGAACTTGGGGGCATTGCCCTGGGTTTAATAGGCTGGATCATATCTATTATAACCTGCGCTCTGCCGATGTGGAAGGTCACTGCTTTTATTGGAGCTAACATCGTCACAGCGCAACTCATCTGGGAGGGCATCTGGATGAGCTGTGTAGTTCAGAGCACCGGACAGATGCAGTGTAAGATATACGACTCAATGCTTGCTCTTTCTCAGGAACTTCAGGCAGCCCGAGCTATGTGCATCGTCTCCATCATCCTAGGCATGCTGGCTGTATTTATCTCCATTATGGGTGCAAAGTGCACAAACTGTATTAGGGATGAGGCATCTAAAGCAAAAGTCATGATTGTCTCTGGCATCTGCTTCATCATCTCTGGCGTCCTGACACTCATCCCGGTATCCTGGACTTCCAGCACTGTTGTTCAGGATTTCTACAATCCGCTGGTCGCACCCACTCAGCGCAGGGAGCTGGGAGCATCTCTGTACATAGGCTTTGTGGCTGCCGCTCTTCTTATCATCGGAGGAGCATTGCTGTGCTGCACCTGTCCACCACGTGAGAACAGCTACAAGCCCCCCAAAAAAGCATACACTGCTCCTCGTTCTGACAGTGGCTACGGGAAGGACTATGTATAA
- the LOC124398021 gene encoding claudin-3-like isoform X2 → MSMGMELGGIALGLIGWIISIITCALPMWWVTAFIGTNIVTAQIAWEGIWMSCVVQSTGQMQCKIYDSMLALSQELQAARAMCIVSIILGMQAVTVSIMGAKCTNCIRDEASKARFMIVSGICFIISGVLTLIAVSWTSSTVVQDFYNPLVPPTQRRELGASLYIGFVAAALLIIGGALLCCTCPPRENSYKPPKKAYTAPRSASGYGKDYV, encoded by the coding sequence ATGTCAATGGGAATGGAACTTGGGGGCATTGCCCTGGGTTTAATAGGCTGGATCATATCTATTATAACCTGCGCTCTGCCGATGTGGTGGGTCACTGCTTTTATTGGAACTAACATCGTCACAGCACAAATTGCCTGGGAGGGCATCTGGATGAGCTGTGTAGTTCAGAGCACCGGACAGATGCAGTGTAAGATATACGACTCAATGCTTGCTCTTTCTCAGGAACTTCAGGCAGCCCGAGCTATGTGCATCGTCTCCATCATCCTAGGCATGCAGGCTGTAACAGTCTCCATTATGGGTGCAAAGTGCACAAACTGTATTAGGGATGAGGCATCTAAAGCAAGATTCATGATTGTCTCTGGCATCTGCTTCATCATCTCTGGCGTCCTGACACTCATCGCGGTATCCTGGACTTCCAGCACTGTTGTTCAGGATTTCTACAATCCGTTGGTCCCACCAACTCAGCGCAGGGAGCTGGGAGCATCTCTGTACATAGGCTTTGTGGCTGCCGCTCTTCTTATCATCGGAGGAGCATTGCTGTGCTGCACCTGTCCACCACGTGAGAACAGCTACAAGCCCCCCAAAAAAGCATACACTGCTCCTCGTTCTGCCAGTGGCTACGGGAAGGactatgtataa
- the LOC124398021 gene encoding claudin-3-like isoform X1 gives MSMGMELGGIALGLIGWIISIITCALPMWKVTAFIGANIVTAQLIWEGIWMSCVVQSTGQMQCKIYDSMLALSQELQAARAMCIVSIILGMLAVFISIMGAKCTNCIRDEASKAKVMIVSGICFIISGVLTLIPVSWTSSTVVQDFYNPLVAPTQRRELGASLYIGFVAAALLIIGGALLCCTCPPRENSYKPPKKAYTAPRSDSGYGKDYV, from the coding sequence ATGTCAATGGGAATGGAACTTGGGGGCATTGCCCTGGGTTTAATAGGCTGGATCATATCTATTATAACCTGCGCTCTGCCGATGTGGAAGGTCACTGCTTTTATTGGAGCTAACATCGTCACAGCGCAACTCATCTGGGAGGGCATCTGGATGAGCTGTGTAGTTCAGAGCACCGGACAGATGCAGTGTAAGATATACGACTCAATGCTTGCTCTTTCTCAGGAACTTCAGGCAGCCCGAGCTATGTGCATCGTCTCCATCATCCTAGGCATGCTGGCTGTATTTATCTCCATTATGGGTGCAAAGTGCACAAACTGTATTAGGGATGAGGCATCTAAAGCAAAAGTCATGATTGTCTCTGGCATCTGCTTCATCATCTCTGGCGTCCTGACACTCATCCCGGTATCCTGGACTTCCAGCACTGTTGTTCAGGATTTCTACAATCCGCTGGTCGCACCCACTCAGCGCAGGGAGCTGGGAGCATCTCTGTACATAGGCTTTGTGGCTGCCGCTCTTCTTATCATCGGAGGAGCATTGCTGTGCTGCACCTGTCCACCACGTGAGAACAGCTACAAGCCCCCCAAAAAAGCATACACTGCTCCTCGTTCTGACAGTGGCTACGGGAAGGACTATGTATAA